From the genome of Clostridium sp. BNL1100, one region includes:
- a CDS encoding cysteine hydrolase family protein yields MKRALLVIDVQNEYFTGKLPVTHPPGSYSNILKVVDTANEKNIPVILIQHTSPGENAVMFKKGSSEWNIHPDLLVRKYYQIVEKNLPGSFTNTNLESELKGLDIDTVTIAGYMTQMCCDTTARQAMHMGYAVEFLSDATGTLQFSNNAGTISAEDLHKAILVTQAARFSKVLSSDEWIKNL; encoded by the coding sequence ATGAAACGGGCATTACTGGTAATTGATGTTCAGAATGAGTATTTTACAGGAAAATTGCCTGTTACACATCCACCAGGCAGCTACAGCAATATTCTAAAAGTTGTTGATACTGCTAATGAAAAAAATATACCGGTTATTCTGATTCAGCATACCTCTCCCGGTGAAAATGCAGTCATGTTTAAAAAAGGAAGTAGTGAATGGAATATTCATCCTGACCTCTTGGTTAGGAAATATTATCAAATCGTAGAAAAAAATTTACCCGGCAGCTTTACAAATACTAATCTTGAATCCGAGTTAAAGGGGTTAGACATTGATACTGTTACAATAGCAGGGTATATGACTCAAATGTGCTGTGATACAACCGCAAGACAGGCTATGCATATGGGCTATGCTGTTGAATTCCTTTCAGATGCTACAGGAACACTCCAATTTTCAAATAATGCCGGAACTATTTCAGCTGAAGATCTTCATAAAGCTATTCTGGTTACACAAGCAGCAAGATTCAGTAAAGTTCTTTCTTCTGACGAATGGATCAAAAATCTGTGA
- a CDS encoding M15 family metallopeptidase, with the protein MKKFLIYIVLVPVLIFCNPITVSEIKPDLAKESTEAGQARSGLSPAVLYVSKNSNYLKIMTLNNNLYITDINQNFDLKKYSEVGVESSKTKILVNKDNPLDKNNMNVDLVDIDSNKIVLEKPGLKLDSSAAKALYSMLASARRDGVAGFVLNSAYRSEATQKEIFTYNLSVFTKTSKTYMEALEKTRLLVAMPGFSEHQTGLAVDLFSVKGWHRSDFKGTKEQIWLDSNAYKYGFILRYGSNKTEVTGATYEPWHFRYTGIPLSTYLFSKGLCLEEFYHKICSGNIMKGKDCLFMKVERSQKVYWSGSTNTSIVLEPVKKDLLLLTVKYQRN; encoded by the coding sequence ATGAAAAAGTTCCTTATTTATATAGTACTTGTACCAGTGTTGATTTTTTGCAATCCCATTACTGTGTCGGAAATAAAGCCGGATTTGGCAAAAGAATCTACCGAAGCAGGACAGGCCAGGTCAGGGCTTTCACCAGCAGTTTTATATGTCTCAAAAAACTCAAATTATTTAAAAATAATGACACTTAACAATAATTTATATATTACGGATATAAACCAAAACTTTGATTTAAAGAAATACAGTGAAGTTGGTGTTGAGTCATCTAAAACAAAAATTTTGGTTAACAAGGATAATCCCTTGGATAAGAATAATATGAATGTTGACCTTGTAGATATTGATTCAAATAAAATAGTACTTGAAAAACCGGGGCTAAAGCTGGATTCCTCTGCTGCAAAGGCCTTGTATTCCATGCTCGCCTCAGCCCGCAGAGACGGAGTTGCAGGTTTTGTTTTAAACAGTGCCTACAGGTCAGAAGCCACTCAGAAGGAGATATTTACCTACAATCTCAGTGTTTTTACAAAAACCAGTAAAACTTATATGGAAGCCCTTGAAAAGACTCGTTTACTGGTAGCGATGCCCGGCTTTTCCGAACATCAAACAGGTCTTGCCGTGGATTTATTCAGTGTTAAGGGGTGGCATAGAAGTGATTTTAAAGGAACCAAAGAACAGATATGGCTAGACTCAAATGCCTATAAGTACGGCTTTATACTAAGGTATGGCAGCAACAAGACAGAAGTTACGGGAGCTACCTATGAGCCGTGGCATTTTAGATACACAGGAATTCCTCTTAGTACGTATCTATTTTCAAAGGGCCTTTGCCTTGAAGAATTTTACCATAAAATTTGCTCCGGCAATATTATGAAAGGCAAAGACTGCCTGTTTATGAAGGTTGAACGAAGCCAAAAGGTCTATTGGAGTGGCAGTACAAATACATCTATTGTACTGGAACCCGTAAAAAAAGACCTGCTACTTTTAACTGTTAAATATCAACGTAATTGA
- the cphA gene encoding cyanophycin synthetase, with amino-acid sequence MQIQSIYCFKGRNIYSHQPVIRMVVDIGKYEEGPTKDIPGFNKKLLEFFPEIAEHTCGVGYVGGFGERLIEGTYIGHVAEHLMIAIQNRFGYFVKYGKTRQIGNTSQYYIIYEYSNEAFAVECGRKAIEIVEAFAEGTPIDLEKIMKELKYISSDTDMGPSTKAIYMAAKRRGIPVTRIGDGSILRLGYGKYTRVIQASLTDGSSCIAVDIASDKQMTKKLLMDNNIPVPYGVVVRTEQEAFEAVEKVGYPLVIKPIDSNQGKGVTVNICSEDKIRVAFTEARKYSKKVIIEKYVCGKDYRVLVVGGKVCAVAERRPPSVTGDGISTIAQLVEYENANPLRGEDHEKPLTLIKLDDISLNYIKTQGFSPDTILKQGQTVNLRQNGNLSTGGTAKNCTREIHPKNAQYALSAAKAMGLDIAGVDFSAQDISIPIDSNRGAIIEVNAAPGLRMHLHPSEGEPVNVADAILDMMYPPNKPVSIPVAAVTGTNGKTTTTRLIRHTLSILGHNVGMTSTSGIYIGDECVQKGDNTGPVSAEVILANKEVDIAVLETARGGIVRRGLGYDLADVGVLINISDDHLGIDGINTIEDLAKTKALVVEAVKHDGYAVLNADDSMTPYILERTRSNVIMFSRGISNPVFKRHCKNPKNIAVYVRDSYIWIQRNNRKIPLISLDDIPITFGGIVDCNIENSLAAISALIGLNVPLDIIVKGMSTFQPDTELNPGRFNIFDMGTFKVMIDYSHNIAGYSAVVKFMQRVKAKRLVGIIGMPGDRQDSNLKEVGELCANSFHKIYIKEDIDLRGRRRGEVADIFEQSIINAGAKRENVEIIYSETEALEKAMLDAQPGDLIALFYEEFDPAIQVINRFKQEQEHANKLLEGSLNASIKNIEQFSTKT; translated from the coding sequence GTGCAGATTCAAAGCATATATTGCTTTAAAGGAAGGAATATATACAGTCATCAGCCGGTTATCCGAATGGTAGTGGATATAGGAAAGTACGAAGAGGGCCCCACCAAGGATATACCGGGATTCAATAAAAAACTTCTCGAATTTTTCCCTGAAATAGCAGAACACACCTGCGGAGTGGGGTATGTAGGAGGATTCGGTGAAAGGCTTATTGAAGGAACATACATCGGACATGTAGCTGAACATTTGATGATAGCAATACAAAACAGGTTTGGTTACTTTGTAAAATATGGCAAAACAAGACAAATAGGTAATACATCCCAGTATTATATAATTTATGAATACAGCAATGAGGCTTTTGCCGTTGAATGCGGTAGAAAAGCGATAGAAATAGTAGAAGCCTTTGCTGAAGGTACCCCAATAGATTTAGAAAAAATAATGAAAGAATTAAAATATATATCCTCGGATACCGACATGGGCCCCAGTACAAAAGCTATTTATATGGCTGCAAAAAGAAGAGGAATCCCCGTAACAAGAATTGGCGACGGAAGTATTCTTAGATTGGGCTACGGAAAGTACACAAGGGTAATTCAAGCATCACTTACGGATGGATCAAGCTGTATAGCGGTAGATATTGCATCAGATAAACAGATGACAAAAAAACTTTTAATGGATAATAATATACCGGTTCCATACGGAGTTGTTGTAAGAACCGAACAGGAAGCCTTTGAGGCTGTTGAAAAGGTAGGCTATCCTCTGGTAATTAAGCCGATAGATTCCAATCAGGGAAAAGGAGTTACTGTAAACATCTGTTCTGAGGATAAAATCAGGGTGGCTTTTACAGAAGCACGAAAATATTCAAAAAAGGTCATAATTGAGAAATATGTTTGCGGTAAGGATTACCGGGTGCTAGTAGTAGGAGGAAAGGTATGTGCTGTTGCTGAACGCAGACCTCCGAGTGTCACAGGGGATGGAATCAGTACCATAGCACAGCTTGTGGAATATGAGAACGCAAATCCTCTAAGAGGCGAAGATCATGAAAAGCCGTTGACCCTTATCAAACTCGACGACATTTCATTAAATTATATTAAGACTCAAGGGTTTTCACCTGACACCATTTTAAAACAAGGACAGACAGTTAATCTCAGGCAGAACGGAAATCTTAGTACAGGAGGAACAGCCAAAAACTGTACAAGAGAAATCCATCCAAAGAACGCACAGTATGCATTGTCTGCTGCAAAAGCCATGGGCCTTGATATTGCAGGGGTAGATTTTTCTGCGCAGGATATTTCAATACCTATTGATAGCAACCGGGGTGCAATTATAGAAGTAAATGCGGCGCCGGGACTGAGGATGCATCTTCACCCAAGTGAGGGAGAACCGGTAAATGTTGCTGATGCAATACTTGATATGATGTATCCGCCAAATAAACCGGTCAGCATCCCTGTTGCAGCGGTTACAGGTACAAACGGTAAAACCACCACAACAAGACTAATAAGACACACCCTTTCAATTCTGGGACATAATGTAGGTATGACCTCTACAAGCGGCATTTATATAGGCGACGAATGTGTGCAAAAGGGTGACAATACCGGCCCTGTCAGTGCAGAAGTCATATTGGCAAACAAGGAAGTTGACATTGCTGTTCTGGAGACAGCCAGAGGAGGAATAGTCCGCAGAGGATTGGGATATGATCTGGCAGATGTGGGAGTTCTTATTAATATAAGTGACGACCATCTTGGAATAGACGGAATAAATACAATTGAGGATCTTGCAAAAACAAAGGCTCTTGTAGTAGAAGCTGTAAAGCATGACGGATATGCCGTATTAAATGCTGATGACAGTATGACACCTTATATATTGGAAAGGACTCGCAGTAACGTCATAATGTTCAGCAGGGGTATTTCAAACCCTGTATTTAAAAGACATTGCAAAAATCCTAAAAATATAGCTGTATACGTAAGGGATAGCTATATTTGGATTCAAAGAAATAACAGAAAGATTCCTCTTATAAGCTTGGATGATATCCCTATTACTTTCGGAGGAATAGTCGACTGTAATATAGAAAATTCTCTGGCTGCCATATCAGCACTCATCGGGCTCAATGTCCCGTTGGATATAATAGTAAAAGGCATGAGTACGTTCCAGCCCGATACGGAGCTTAATCCCGGTAGATTTAATATCTTTGATATGGGAACATTCAAAGTAATGATAGATTACAGTCACAACATAGCAGGATACTCTGCTGTTGTAAAATTCATGCAAAGGGTAAAGGCCAAGAGACTTGTTGGTATAATAGGTATGCCGGGAGACAGGCAGGATTCAAATTTAAAAGAGGTTGGTGAGCTTTGTGCCAACTCGTTCCACAAGATTTATATAAAGGAAGATATTGATTTAAGAGGGCGAAGACGAGGAGAAGTAGCGGATATATTTGAACAGAGCATAATTAACGCTGGAGCAAAAAGAGAAAATGTAGAAATTATATACAGTGAAACTGAGGCCCTGGAAAAAGCCATGCTCGATGCACAACCCGGGGATTTGATAGCATTGTTCTACGAAGAATTCGATCCGGCCATTCAGGTTATAAACAGGTTTAAACAAGAGCAGGAACATGCAAATAAACTGCTGGAAGGTAGTTTAAATGCATCTATTAAAAATATAGAGCAATTCAGTACAAAGACATAG
- a CDS encoding cyanophycinase encodes MEDLVNGNLLIIGGAEDKWGQSKVLKHAIEMCGGPESKIMVLTTATQKPEEVGKEYRTVFSRLGVKSIDVLNVDSRTDANSDSVAQKISGAAGVFFTGGDQLRITSILGGTKTAKVLMDMYKKGIPIIGTSAGASVMSSVMIVDGNGNSAARKCTLGMSPGLGFIDQVIIDQHFEQRGRLGRLLIGVAQNPSVLGIGIDEDTSIKVYSNASFEVIGTNCVTVIDGNTIQESNVSELKSEEIIALSNVTIHILPGGYGYDISQRKIIKPKENKHN; translated from the coding sequence ATGGAAGACTTGGTGAACGGAAACCTGTTGATAATAGGAGGAGCTGAAGATAAGTGGGGTCAGAGTAAGGTACTCAAGCATGCCATTGAGATGTGCGGGGGGCCGGAATCAAAAATCATGGTTTTGACAACAGCTACGCAAAAACCGGAGGAAGTTGGCAAGGAATATAGGACTGTTTTTTCAAGACTTGGAGTAAAATCCATAGATGTTTTAAATGTAGACAGCAGAACAGATGCAAACAGCGACTCTGTGGCCCAAAAAATATCAGGTGCTGCAGGGGTTTTTTTTACAGGAGGCGACCAGCTGCGGATTACAAGCATATTAGGCGGTACAAAAACTGCCAAGGTTCTTATGGATATGTATAAAAAGGGTATACCTATTATAGGAACAAGTGCGGGTGCTTCGGTAATGAGCAGTGTTATGATAGTTGACGGTAATGGAAATTCCGCTGCAAGAAAATGCACCCTTGGCATGTCTCCCGGACTTGGATTTATAGATCAGGTTATAATAGATCAGCACTTTGAGCAAAGGGGAAGACTAGGAAGACTTTTGATAGGGGTTGCCCAAAACCCTTCAGTTCTCGGAATCGGTATAGATGAGGATACTTCAATAAAGGTATATTCAAATGCATCCTTTGAGGTAATAGGTACAAATTGTGTTACGGTAATCGATGGAAATACTATTCAGGAGTCAAATGTTTCAGAGTTGAAATCAGAGGAAATTATTGCATTGTCAAATGTAACCATACACATATTACCCGGTGGATACGGATATGATATCAGTCAGAGAAAAATAATAAAGCCTAAAGAAAACAAACATAATTAA
- the leuD gene encoding 3-isopropylmalate dehydratase small subunit, with protein sequence MNVKGKVIKYGNNVDTDVIIPARYLNTSDPAELASHCMEDLDDKFTQRVQKGDVMVAGKNFGCGSSREHAPISIKASGISCVIAETFARIFYRNSINIGLPILECPEAAKDIKDDDQVEIDFDKGLIKNLTTGKTYQGQPFPEFMQEIISSDGLIQYIKNSL encoded by the coding sequence ATGAATGTTAAGGGTAAGGTTATAAAGTACGGAAACAACGTTGATACAGACGTTATAATACCTGCACGATATTTGAACACATCAGATCCTGCTGAACTTGCCAGCCATTGTATGGAGGATCTTGATGATAAATTTACCCAGAGAGTCCAAAAGGGAGATGTAATGGTTGCAGGAAAGAATTTTGGCTGCGGTTCGTCAAGAGAACATGCACCCATTTCAATCAAGGCATCAGGAATATCCTGCGTCATAGCAGAAACTTTTGCAAGAATATTCTATAGAAATTCTATTAATATCGGACTCCCGATTTTAGAGTGTCCAGAAGCCGCAAAAGATATCAAAGATGACGATCAGGTAGAGATAGACTTTGACAAAGGGCTGATTAAAAACCTTACAACAGGCAAAACATATCAGGGTCAGCCGTTCCCTGAATTTATGCAGGAGATTATTTCTTCCGACGGGCTGATACAGTATATTAAGAATTCGCTTTAA
- the leuB gene encoding 3-isopropylmalate dehydrogenase: MNYKITVLPGDGIGPDIIAEALKVLELIGEKYGHSFLFTEADLGGIAIDRHGEPLPQATVDTCKGSDAVLLGAVGGPKWDTLPGNKRPEAGLLGIRAALGLYANLRPAVIYGALKDASPLKSEIISNGIDIMVIRELTGGIYFGKRGRLDTEGGEAAFDTEMYNVSEIKRIAEVGFETAMKRGKKLMSVDKANVLESSRLWRQVVEEVAKEYPEVALSHMYVDNAAMQLVRNPAQFDVILTSNIFGDILSDEASMITGSIGMLPSASLGSTKLGLYEPIHGSAPDIAGQDKANPIATILSVAMMLRYSLDLSGEADAIEKAVADVLNTGYRTADIASPGTKVVGTKEMGKLIREHM, from the coding sequence ATGAATTATAAAATTACAGTGCTTCCGGGGGACGGAATAGGCCCGGATATAATAGCTGAAGCCTTAAAGGTTTTAGAACTGATAGGTGAAAAATATGGCCACAGCTTTTTATTTACAGAAGCTGATTTAGGCGGTATAGCTATAGACAGGCATGGAGAGCCTCTGCCTCAGGCTACGGTGGATACATGTAAGGGTAGTGATGCAGTACTACTGGGAGCAGTAGGAGGCCCTAAATGGGATACTTTGCCCGGAAACAAGAGGCCTGAAGCGGGATTGTTGGGAATAAGGGCGGCTCTCGGGTTATATGCCAACCTGAGGCCGGCTGTTATATACGGGGCTTTAAAGGATGCATCACCTCTGAAATCAGAAATAATAAGCAACGGTATTGACATTATGGTTATCCGTGAATTAACGGGAGGAATATATTTCGGCAAGAGAGGCAGACTTGATACAGAAGGCGGAGAGGCTGCATTTGACACCGAAATGTATAATGTATCTGAAATAAAGAGAATAGCAGAAGTAGGCTTTGAAACAGCTATGAAAAGGGGCAAAAAGCTTATGTCCGTTGATAAAGCCAATGTACTTGAAAGCTCAAGGCTCTGGAGACAGGTGGTTGAAGAGGTGGCAAAGGAATACCCGGAGGTTGCCTTGAGCCATATGTATGTTGATAATGCGGCAATGCAGCTGGTAAGAAACCCTGCTCAATTTGATGTTATACTTACAAGTAATATATTTGGAGATATCTTGTCGGACGAAGCTTCCATGATAACAGGTTCAATCGGAATGTTACCTTCTGCCAGTCTTGGTTCTACGAAGCTGGGGCTCTACGAGCCAATACATGGGTCTGCCCCTGATATTGCAGGGCAGGATAAAGCAAATCCTATTGCAACAATACTTTCAGTGGCTATGATGCTAAGATATTCACTTGACCTGTCCGGTGAGGCAGATGCCATTGAAAAAGCTGTTGCAGATGTTTTAAATACGGGCTACAGAACTGCTGACATAGCATCTCCGGGAACTAAGGTTGTTGGTACCAAGGAGATGGGAAAGCTAATAAGGGAGCATATGTAG
- the leuC gene encoding 3-isopropylmalate dehydratase large subunit — MGMTMTQKILANHAGADKVVPGQLIKAKLDMVLGNDITSPVAIKEFDKIGLDKVFDKNKIAIVPDHFTPNKDIKSAEQVKVCREFSKRMEIVNFFEVGQMGVEHALLPEKGLVVPGDVVIGADSHTCTYGALGAFSTGIGSTDMAAGMATGEAWFKVPEAIKFVLKGKPQKWVGGKDVILHIIGMIGVDGALYKSMEFTGDGVNALSMDDRFSMANMAIEAGAKNGIFEVDEKTVEYVKEHSIRSYSIYKADEDAEYSEVYEIDLAEIKPTVAFPHLPENARTIDKVGDIKIDQVVIGSCTNGRIEDMRIAAEVLKGKKVSDNVRCIIIPATQKIWKQAMNEGLFDIFIDSGAAVSTPTCGPCLGGHMGILAKGERAVATTNRNFVGRMGHPESEVYLASPAVAAASAIAGRIAGPDEI, encoded by the coding sequence ATGGGAATGACAATGACACAGAAGATTCTTGCAAACCATGCAGGAGCAGATAAAGTAGTACCCGGGCAATTAATAAAGGCTAAACTTGATATGGTTCTGGGGAATGATATAACATCTCCCGTAGCTATCAAGGAGTTTGATAAAATCGGTCTGGATAAAGTATTCGATAAGAATAAAATAGCTATAGTACCTGACCATTTTACTCCCAATAAGGATATTAAGTCCGCAGAACAGGTAAAGGTTTGCAGGGAGTTTTCAAAAAGAATGGAAATAGTAAACTTCTTTGAAGTCGGACAAATGGGAGTTGAACATGCACTATTGCCTGAAAAAGGACTTGTGGTACCGGGGGATGTGGTTATAGGAGCTGATTCTCACACATGTACTTACGGTGCACTTGGAGCATTCTCGACAGGAATAGGCAGTACCGATATGGCAGCGGGAATGGCAACAGGAGAGGCCTGGTTCAAGGTCCCCGAAGCAATTAAGTTCGTCCTAAAAGGTAAGCCCCAAAAGTGGGTTGGAGGAAAGGATGTTATCCTTCATATTATAGGAATGATCGGTGTTGACGGTGCTCTTTACAAATCAATGGAGTTCACAGGTGACGGAGTAAACGCTCTTTCAATGGACGACAGATTCTCAATGGCAAACATGGCTATAGAGGCCGGTGCAAAAAACGGAATATTTGAGGTAGACGAAAAAACCGTTGAATACGTAAAGGAACATTCTATCAGATCATATAGCATATACAAGGCTGACGAGGATGCTGAATATTCAGAAGTTTATGAAATAGACCTTGCTGAAATAAAGCCAACAGTTGCATTTCCTCATCTTCCTGAAAATGCACGTACCATTGACAAAGTGGGCGATATTAAAATCGACCAGGTTGTAATCGGCTCATGTACAAACGGACGTATAGAAGACATGAGAATAGCGGCAGAAGTTTTAAAAGGAAAAAAGGTCAGCGACAATGTAAGGTGTATTATAATTCCTGCTACTCAAAAGATATGGAAGCAAGCTATGAACGAAGGTCTGTTTGACATATTTATAGATTCAGGAGCTGCTGTAAGCACACCTACCTGCGGCCCATGTCTTGGAGGCCATATGGGGATACTTGCAAAGGGAGAGAGAGCAGTTGCAACTACAAACAGAAACTTTGTTGGACGTATGGGCCATCCCGAAAGCGAGGTTTATCTTGCAAGCCCGGCGGTAGCTGCGGCTTCTGCCATAGCAGGCAGGATAGCCGGACCTGATGAAATTTAA